The region CAGCGCGATTCAGGCGCCTCCTGTGTACGTGTCATTCGCTGCCAAGAGACCGGGTCGACGTATCGGGCTACTTATccgccccgcccccctccAGCATCCCACCCACTGCCAACAAGCACTCCTCGGGGATTCCGATAGCTGCGGAATCCGGATTCGCGACCGATTCACGGTGGCGCTACTCGTAAGGAGCGGATCCACATCCGGTGCAATATATCTGGGTCGTCCCACGTGCCACGTTCGATAACTCGAGGTGAGCAAGAGAGCAGGGCAGCACTTGGACGGTGCGCGGCCATCGGATATCAAGGAATCGCGTGAGGTAATTGATCATGAGTAAGGCCGGGCCGCCGACGTCGTTACGCGATACAACAAGAACAGTACCTCGTCGAGTCATCCATTACGACACTAACGAGATGCGGATTTTGACCACATCAAAGTAGACGAGAACCTGCTTGACGCGCGACCTCGATCCTGAGGTGTGTGTGCACCTAGTGCCCAAAGGAGATCGCGATTtcacaacggcagcagcagggcgcgCATATGTGTCACCactttggtggccaccacgaccCCGTCGTCCGTCGTTCGAGTAGAAAGACAATTTGCTGCCGGAGGGTGTGGTATGGGAAGCGCATAATTTCGTTTCGGCGTTTCTTTGGGCGCATTCGCTCTTCGACTCACATTAGGCGATCGCAACATAACGAACGGGTGGGAACGATGTGCGTGCCCGGAACGATTCGAGGTTTACCATTTTGGGGccaaaagaaatcgaaaattgCATAAGTTGGCAAAAATGCGTTCTCGTCGCGTCGTGGGACCGACAAGCGATGAGCGATGCCAGAGAGAGATTccaagagagagcaagagagcgagagagagcgtgatCTTAAAAGATCGTGCGTAGGGAGTGGGGGGCCgaaggcagtggcagtggtagcgcaaaaatgaatgaaatttgccAACACAGCAATTTCGTCGACGTccacgatgatggtgtgatggggaaatgcattttttttgccgtttcgTAAGCAAATTCGAACTCCAAGCACCCCCCCCTCATCCCCTTCGGTGTGCGACCGCGAACTGCACTGCGGTCATCACAAAACTTCTCGTCGAGAAGGATGCTCTCGTTTCCTCATGTCGGCGGTGGTGTTATCTGTCGGTGCAGATCACCCAGGAAAACAAACTCAACCAGCgataagccccccccccccctcccttcccaccCGCGccgttggttgtgttgtggttttttttgcatattgcAGCGACCCCATTAAGTAGCTGTCGTTGGCCATACATGAATCggatttaaaattaattccatGAAAAGCGATCGAGGTATGGAGCAGCGGAAATATGGTCCTGACTCCTGCACACCGTCGTGATGTTCCACCTTCTGTTTGTCCGCCTTTGGGGGGGACGACCCTTTGTCTGTCTCGCCACCTAGATGACACCGAGTGCCGTTGAATGCATTTTCACGAGATCTTAACAAACATTCTTTGTCCCAGTTGGCTTGTGTTGCTTTGGCCGCTTCTGGCGCAGCACTGCATCGTCCGAATACATCCGATTATAGCCTTCTTTGTTGTCTGTCGCAACACAGAACAGAGACTAGGCAACGCTTGCTAAGATCGGGTTGTGAAAACTTCTcagtatttctttttttctgttccccGTCCGGCGGAAGTAGCGGCGGCCACACCAGGCGTTATTCCATCTTCGGGCTCAAGGTCGCTTCGATATAGCAACGAAAGTTTCTTTCGCGAAATATTTCCCCACGCGctcgtgtgtgtctgcgtcCCGATGAACTGGAAACCGGATTTCTAACTCCCTCCCTGCCCCTGCCGGAAGCGTTATTCCCTGATAGACTattggcaggcaggctggcaagCAGGATATACCTGGGTAACCTTTCGTTTTAGGAATGGAATTCGTTGCCCGCGCCGGTAGAGCAATCATTTAAAAGTGATCGTGCGATCGCGTGCCgtgcaggaaatgaaaagccGTGAGAgaatggacggacgggcggaccgAGGAAAAGCAATCAGTTAATTAATGGTTTAATCGCTTGTATGCACCAGCGCTTCGGCGCCACGAAACGCGAGTATTGCTCGCTGTTCAACTGACAAGCTCTCTAACTATTTGGAGAGTTGATCTCGGTGGATCTCACCGCGGCTGTTGATGCGCTTGATCACGCACTACTCCCAGCGCGCACCACTAGAGCTAGATACTAGCAgctggccatcgtcatcgtcgtcctcgtcgtcgtgatcATCGCGTTTCACGTGTTGCGTTCGTGGTGTACAGTTGCAGGTGGCCTCTCAGGTATGCGAAGAAGAtaacggcgatgatgatgatgagcggtagcggtggtggtaatggtgttGTGGGAAGGCGAGTTCATTCATGCCATTCGCGGTGGGGTGGAACACgcgggatggaatggaaaggggaaaagaaaagcggatTCCACAGCGGTTTCCACCGAAGCGGTTGGGGAAAAACAgttagagaaagagagagtaagCAGAGCGGCAGAGCACCGGCCGGGAGAGTTGGGCCGCCGCAACGAGAAAGCAACACTTTTATCGTGTTGGCTGTGTTGCTCTGGCGCCCATCCACGTGGAATGACCGTtaccatgatgatggtgtccaGCTGAGAGAGTGGTCTACCGGTTGTTCGTGATTTGCCTTTAAACAGGTTGGATATCCCCGCCCCACCCCTACCTGGGGGGGCTGAATGATGAAAGTCGCGGACACCGCAGAGGATTGCCACGTATATCCTCCATTCGCCAGATGGGGAGAAGCCCCCGGGCACGGTAAAGTGCAGGAAGTGGGTGCACCATCATGGATCCGCGGTCCTCCTCACTCACGTCATCGGCATTTTCAATCGACTTTTGCTGCGATTTACAACACCTGAAACACATCTTTCAGCTTCTGGTGCATGCATCGCCGCGATCGAAAAGAGCACGGCAGCgcaagaagaataagaaacattCAACTTTCACACCACCGATCGCACAGCCTGTTGGGCGACTGCACAAACACCACTGGGGACCATGATCatatgttgcagcagcaccagcaccacatgcAGCCCCCGTTCACACTAGGTGGTGCTCGAGAAGGGTATTATCGAAGTGCGTCCAAATGCAACACCCCCTTCCATGCGGCGACCTTGCCTCTGTTCGTGCTGGCGCGTGCTAGCGCTCCACATTTTATCCAACAATCGCCGGAGCCAGCGCGATCCAATGGAAACGGGGGATTAAGAGTGTTAATGTGATATCAGTTTGGCTAGAACTTGAAACTTTAAAGCACCATTCAGACACCCTCGATGCTATTATAAGCCAATAACGGTAACGAAAtgtgttaattaaaaaaaaggcagactGGCTGGTTAAAGAGAGGACAACCGTGTTTCGGTCATAGTGTGGCCGTTGCGCCACCTGCACGTTAGACAGTGAATGCTTATCGGCAGCTGTGCGTGTTGGTGCACAGATGTGATCATCGTGagtgatacacatttttgcattttcacgcACGCTTAATGATCGCATCATCTCATCGTCATAAGCCAAACATTCATTTTGCAGAGTAAAgcgcacagcatcagcacggGGGGTGGGCGACCTGAGAATGATCTCATCGTATTTTTAAAACTCTACAACATCGTGTGAACAACCGACAACCATTCTCACGGAGGGGGTAGGCCCGCTGTAGAGCTTACCATTGTTTGACAAGTCTTGCGAGTCTTCTAGAAAGGCCCCCCAACAGAAAGATAAGCAATGCGCGGTGAAAATGGTCACCAATATTCTAATGGCAGCAAAAGTGCAACAGCAGTGGTCATCACTCGTGTTCAGTCTTTTAAGGCGCTTTTGATGTTCCACACCGTCCCCGCACTCGGGATTCTTGGGTGGACCAGACGATTGTGTACTGTACCAGACGATTGTGTGCACCACACCTTCGCAGTCGCAGTATGATCTCGCCGATGCTCTGCTCGCAATCCCGTACACCCACACATCGCCGGTGACACAACCAAAACAGTGTAGCCACGTGAATGATAAAAATAGCCCAGAGACAACTAAACTCCGCCGATCGCGACAGAAAGACACACTGCGCGATCGTCCACGCAACGGGGGGCGGCGGGAGATCTacgaacacagcagcagcgcaccgctGAATTTGAGGTGAAAATGGTTCATTGGTCCGTGTAATGCACGGTCCTTTGGAAGTCAATCTTTATCAGTGAAGGAGCTCGTCGAATGTGGCGCCCCCGAGATAGGTTGCTTAAGCGAGATTGGATCTGATAGCGCATCAACGCAGTTACGCTGGATCGCTCCGTCATCCTATGCACTGATAACGGAGAAGGGGGCGCGTGGCATTGGGATCAAAAGAAACGCATGAGCTGTCTGTGTTTTACATCACCTTATCCCGTACTTAAAATGCTTTCGATTAATTGTGCAATTGTGTCTCTTCTATTTGCAGAAAACCTCATGCAGAAAGCGCTACTAGAAGCCTAGATAAGAAGCTGCCATCATCGACTGAGAAACTTATTTATCAGGGAATCCATTTTTAGGTATAGCTTCCCGGCGCTTTATGTGCAAGTGAACCGAAAGAATACTGCCCAGGAATATTGAGTGTAATCGTGTACAGCCCCCATCGTACGGTTGGTGTGGGCATTCGAGCCATAAGAGGAGCTACGTTTGAACACAACCCGACACAGTCCCCTGACGCAGCACTGTCTGCGCCGCTTGGTGTGAGTAAAGCACGCAACCTGGAGCAGGCTGAGAACAGGTGTTTAAGGAAATTGTATAAAGCCAAAACAAGAGTGCAACGAGTGCGGCCGCAAACATGGCAACGGATAGTGGCGATATCGCCACCGGTGCTCCGGGCTTGGTGGCCGAGAAGATcctgcagcaacaggaagaCAACAATAACGAGGAACCGAAGCCACTACCGACCGTTAACGGTacgatggtggccagcgaCCGCGAACTGACGGAGAACAGTCTGAACAACAACACTACCAACACTAACCTGGCGAAGGACGTGGAAGAGGAGGGAACCGGTGAGAACAATAACAGTAGCAGCGCCACAACTCCCACCACCCCTAACGttccggccggtggtggtgcaccaccaccatcgatcggcACTCGCATTCGCCGTAACTCGGAGAAACTGAAGGACGAGGATGGCATCGGTGCGGGTACGCCGGGGTCGCGTAAAAAGTACTCTCTGGATGTGCTGCTGTCGCTCAAGGATTCGGCGATTGGACGGGAGAAACCGTCCACCATACCGGACGTATGCCGTTCACTGTTGAAAGCCAACCCGGGTACATTCGTTTCCTCCTCGGTCAGCAACCGTCAtatgggcggtggtggtggtggaggagcaggagggggAGCAGGAGGTACCGATAATTCACTTTTGCCCAGCTTCATGAAGAGCATGGGCTTTGGTGCTCCTCCACCATCGGGAGGTGACGGATCGGACGGGTTCGGTTTGCGTCCACCGATCAATCGCAATCTTTACCGGGGCCGGCTATCGGCCAAGGAAATGTCCACACGCACGGGAGGCCCAGGAGGCCCTggacgcggtggtggtggtggtggcggtggcgctgagGGTAGCGGTCCGTCCAGTATTGACGACGTCGATGGCAAGATGATCAAGTTGAACCTCAACATCACGGAGGAGGTGAAGCTGAAGGGTTCGGCCAACGCCTGGAAGCCGCGCTGGATGCAGCAGGCCGCCGGAGAGGAAATGGACGAGGATCAGAAGAAAACACAAGAACTCTCGCGCCAGTTCCGGAGTGTGCTGAACAAGCTGACGCCCGAGAACTTTAACGTGCTGATCGAGCAGGTAAAGACGTTCGAGATCGACACGGAAGAACGGCTCGATAACTGCATCAAGATACTGTTCGAGAAGGCTATTCTGGAGCTGAACTTCTCCGATACGTACGCCAAGATGTGCAAGGAGCTCGGGACGCTGCTTAGTGTGCAGTCCGAGGGAAAGAAGAATTTTAAGCGCAAACTGATCAGCCAATGTCAGAGCGAGTTCGAGAAGCACCATCAGGCATGCAAGCGTACCGACAAGCAAGCCGAGGAAAACGTAAAGATTAAGGAGGAATCGGACGTACCGTTGACGGCCCAGGAGCAGGAAGATATGCGGCTCGAGCTGGAAGAACAAAAGTATCGCATTCGGCGCCGTGCGCTCGGTACAATTCGCTTCATTGGCGAGCTGTACAAGCACGAGCAGCTGCGCGCCAATGTGATGGTCTCGTGCATGAACATTCTCTTTGGCGACGACATGCTGGACGAGGAGTCGCTCGAGTGTCTGTGCAAGCTGCTGACCACAATCGGGGCACGCAttgagaaggaagaggaaaagagtcTGGACGTGTGCTTCACCAAGCTGCAGTCCGTGGTCGAACGCAAAACGCTGATGCCGGGTGGTGAACCGGTGTGTAATCGGATCCGCTTCATGATCATGGATCTGCTCGATCTACGCAAAAACCGGTGGCAACCGCGACAGGCCGTCGCTACACCCAAAACGCGAGAACAGATCGCGAAGGAGGTCGAGGCGGAAGAGACCAAGAACTGGTTGCTCAACTATAACCTACCGCGgggcggtggaggcggtggtcgCAATCACCATCATAAcgatgggggtggtggtggcggtcgcggtggtggtggtggcggtggcagtgccTCGAAAAACAAGCGCCTAGTCGACGAGGATGGTTTCGTGCAGCCCGCCACAACCCGTAACCCATGGACAATGCCGGCCATCGATCCGAAGAAAATCAATCTTTCGGTACGTACTCTCTTGTACACCAGTGTAATCTGGACCGAACTGATCCCCGTATAACCTCTCTTCACCCATTTTGCAGGTTGCTAAAGCCGGAGAAGAGACACGTCTCGGTTCGGCCTCGATGTTCCAGGGCTGGGGTAAAACGAATGTATTTGCTTCGCTCAACACGGATGAACAAGCGACGCCCGCTCCGGCTCCCAGCTTTTTCGGTGCTTCCGGCCCCAtgggtggtggcagcagcagcggtggtggtggcggcggcggcggaggtgGTAAAGGACCAGGATCGCATAAAAAGTCcggcggaggcggcggcggcggtggcaacaATTCCAAAAAGCAGCACTACcacggccgcagcagcagtcactTCTGATAGTCAGGCTCTGCAGAGGAGGATCGATCGTCACACACCCCGCTTACTAGATCATCGTGAGAGCATAATAGCCTAgcaaaagagagtgagaaggaGCGTACCCATCCAAGCACACAGCGAGCCATGTTCCAtgggaattttgtttttctatttgtttttctttgttatcGTGAATTTTCTCTAGgactttttcccttttctctcaaTACACGGTTCTCCAAATTCCTATCCTGAAGAGATAGATAAATCCCAACCATCATGATATCCAATGTTTCCTTCTTGTATTGCCTTCTTCTGGACACAGAGCCACAAGCAAACAATTTGCATtatgctcctcctccttattCATTTATGATTGTCGCAAAAAACAATTACTCTACATATGGGGTAGAGCGGTGCGAGAGAAAATCGAAAGCGTGTGACTGGGA is a window of Anopheles aquasalis chromosome 2, idAnoAquaMG_Q_19, whole genome shotgun sequence DNA encoding:
- the LOC126572762 gene encoding eukaryotic translation initiation factor 4 gamma 3-like, whose protein sequence is MATDSGDIATGAPGLVAEKILQQQEDNNNEEPKPLPTVNGTMVASDRELTENSLNNNTTNTNLAKDVEEEGTGENNNSSSATTPTTPNVPAGGGAPPPSIGTRIRRNSEKLKDEDGIGAGTPGSRKKYSLDVLLSLKDSAIGREKPSTIPDVCRSLLKANPGTFVSSSVSNRHMGGGGGGGAGGGAGGTDNSLLPSFMKSMGFGAPPPSGGDGSDGFGLRPPINRNLYRGRLSAKEMSTRTGGPGGPGRGGGGGGGGAEGSGPSSIDDVDGKMIKLNLNITEEVKLKGSANAWKPRWMQQAAGEEMDEDQKKTQELSRQFRSVLNKLTPENFNVLIEQVKTFEIDTEERLDNCIKILFEKAILELNFSDTYAKMCKELGTLLSVQSEGKKNFKRKLISQCQSEFEKHHQACKRTDKQAEENVKIKEESDVPLTAQEQEDMRLELEEQKYRIRRRALGTIRFIGELYKHEQLRANVMVSCMNILFGDDMLDEESLECLCKLLTTIGARIEKEEEKSLDVCFTKLQSVVERKTLMPGGEPVCNRIRFMIMDLLDLRKNRWQPRQAVATPKTREQIAKEVEAEETKNWLLNYNLPRGGGGGGRNHHHNDGGGGGGRGGGGGGGSASKNKRLVDEDGFVQPATTRNPWTMPAIDPKKINLSVAKAGEETRLGSASMFQGWGKTNVFASLNTDEQATPAPAPSFFGASGPMGGGSSSGGGGGGGGGGKGPGSHKKSGGGGGGGGNNSKKQHYHGRSSSHF